The Bdellovibrio sp. NC01 genome includes the window TGCATGCATTCCTTGCTGCAGAAGACGATCAGTTCTTCCAACATAAAGGGATCAATCCACAAGCTATCTTCCGTGCTGCTTTAGCCAATCTTCGTGCGGGTCGCTCTGTTCAAGGGGGATCGACGATCACGCAACAGGTTGCTAAAACATTGCTTTTGTCTTCAGAAAAAACTCTGACGCGTAAATTGCGCGACATCTTGCTGGCACTCGAGATGGAAAAAAACTTAAGCAAAGAAGACATCCTTTATCTTTACTTGAATCAAATTTATTTCGGTCAAGGTGCGTATGGTGTTGAGCAAGCTGCGCAAACTTACTATCGCAAACCGGTTTCGAAATTAACTTTGTCTGAAATGGCAATCCTTGCGGGTCTTCCTCAAGCACCAAGTGCTTACAGCCCTGTTCGTAATCCATTGCGCGCGAAAGAACGTCAAACATACGTTCTTCACCGTATGGCCGATGTTGGTTTCATCAAAAAAGAAGAAGCTGAAAGAGCTGTGAAAGAACCCGTTAAAGTTTACGTTCGTGAAAACTACGAAGAGTACGCTCCGTTCTTCCTAGAAACTGTTCGTCAATTACTGGTCGCTCAATTGGGCGAAGACATGGTTTTAGATAAAGGCTTAAAAATCTACACAAGCCTTGATCTGAATAAACAATTGGCTGCGCAAGATTCCGTGATGGCGGGTCTTAAAGGTTTGGATAAACGCCAAGGTTACCGTGGTCCATTGAAAAACATCGGTGATGGTGATATCGAAAAATTCTTGAAAGAAGATCGTCAAAAGTTGATTGGCGATTCAACTCCCGAGCGCATCATCTTGCCTGATGGTAAATTCGCAGATCTTGTTCCTAAGAAAGATGAAAAGGCGGCGAAAGAACATCCGCTTCTGCCAAGCTTTATTAAACTCCAAGACTCGGTTCAAGGTGTCGTGACTGCGACTGACGATGCGGCAGGTTTGGTCTATGTCCAATTGCCTGATACTCAAGGTTTGATCGATTTCGATACAATGACGTGGGCAAGAAAACCTGACACGGATAAACGCTATGATTTGGCGGTGATCAAAAAGCCTTCGGATGCTTTGAAAAAAGGCGACGTGATTCTAGTAAAAGTTGTGGGTGATAAATTCTCCCCTTCTCGTGTGATCGCGAATAGCAAAAAGAAAAATGCTCCGGCTTTGAAACTTCCGGATTTTTCGAAGTATGTTGATTTGGAATTAGATCAAGAACCCATGGTTGAAGGTGCGTTGATTTCATTCGATCAACAAACTGAAGACGTGTTGGCTCTTGTTGGTGGTACGAACTTTGGAAAAAGTGAATTCAACCGCGCGATCCAAGCTCCTCGCCAAACGGGATCTTCATTTAAGTCGATCGTTTATACTTCCGCTTTAGATAAAGGCTACAACCCTTCGACTCCGATCATGGATGCTCCACTTGTTTACGAAGAAGGCGGCAATAATTCCGGCGGTGATGAAGAAGGTCAAGGCGATCCAAAAGTGTGGAAGCCGTCGAATCACTCGAAAAGTTTTGGTGGCGATATCATCGTTCGCAATGCTCTTGCGCAATCGTTGAATATTCCTGCGGTAAAAGTGATCGAAGACGTTGGCGTACCTTGGGCGACAGAATATGCACGTCGTTTGGGTATTTACAGCCCGCTGAATCCTGACTTCACATTGGTGTTGGGTTCAAGCTCTGTGACATTGTACGAGATGACGAAAGCGTTTTCAGAACTAGGTCGTCTGGGTAAACGCACTCGTCCGTTGTTGATCCATAAAGTGGAAGACAAAAACGGTAAAACTTTGATGGAAACGATTTCTTTGGATGCACGCATCGAAAAAGAAATGAAACCTTATGACGATGATTTTGAAAACCGTCGTAAGGAGTACTTAGCAATTGCGAAAGATCCAGCAAAGCTTGAAGAGTACAAAAAGAAAGAACCAAAAAAAGCGGCGCTTGCTCAAAACATTTTCTTTGATGATCCAGAGCAATTGATCAAACCAACGACGGCGTACGTGATGACATCTTTGCTTCGTGGCGTTGTTGAAGATAAAAAAGGTACCGGCGCAAGAGCTCGCGCGTTGGGGCGTGAAGTCGCAGGTAAAACTGGTACGACGAATAATTATTTCGATGCTTGGTTCATCGGCTACACTCCACAAATCGCAACTGGTGTATGGGTGGGATTTGACAAAGAGAAAAGTCTAGGTAAAGGCGAGGTTGGTGGTCGCTCTGCGTTGCCAATCTGGGTAGATTACATGAAAGCAGCTCACGACGGACTTCCTCAGATGACTTTCCCAGTACCAGACGGTATTGTGTTTGCTAATATCGACAGCGATACAGGCAAGCTTGCGAACGCATCGACAAAAAACATTCTTCGCCAAGCTTTCGTCGAAGGAACTGAGCCCACTGCCGCTTCTGGCAAATCAGAAGAAGCAACGGACTTCTACAAACAGGATTTATCGGAATGAAGGATATTCACCTCTGGGGGGTGAAACAAAACAATCTTAAGAACATCGAGGTCAAAATTCCTGTCGGCAAAATGACAGTGATTTGCGGCCCGAGTGGTTCAGGGAAATCTTCTCTGGCTTTCGAGACTCTTTTTGCCGAAGGCCAGCGCCGCTTCATCGAAAGTATGTCGAACTATGCACGACAATTTTTGAATAAAGCACCAAAGCCTGATATCGAAGGTATCAGCAACATTCCGCCTGCTATTTCAATCGAACAAAAAAACACAGTGAAGAGTTCACGATCAACTGTCGGCACAACGACAGAGATCATTGATTATCTTCGCTTGTTGTATGAAAAAATCGGCAAGTCCTACTGCCCGACCCATCACTGCCCTACTGAAAAAGAAAGCGTCACTGAAGCCACTGATAAAGTGATCAAAGGCTTTTCAGGAAAACGTGGCTACATTCTTGTAGAGATCACTGAAGATGGTCGTGTCGCTGAAGGCAAAAAACTTCACTCGCTGTTACTGCAAGATGGTTACTTGCGTATTTACATTCCTAAAGTGAGTGAACCGGTTAAGAACACAACCAAAGCGACTAAAAAAACTGCCGCCCAAAAGGCCAACAAGAAGACTGGTAAAAAAGAAATTTTAGAGGCAGAAATTCCAACTCCTGTTGTTCCAGTGAACTCTGGCACAATGGTGACGTTAGAAGAAATGGGCACGATCGTCGAAATCGGCGATCCTGCTGCGATTAAAAAAGGTCTGCCGAAGGAAAGCTTTTATCTTGTTATCGACCGTATGAGCTTCAATGAAGATGAACGCGGTCGTATCGCTGATTCCATGACTCAAGCTTACGAAGCAAGTATCAAGTACAATACGAACTTGATCACTCGCAAAGCCACAGTTTTGACAACTGATGGTCAACGTCTGCAGGTCAGCGAAGAAGCTTCTTGTCCTATGTGCGGTTATACTCCCCCGCCACTGAGTTCAAAACTTTTCAGTTTTAATTCGCCCATGGGTGCGTGCCCAACTTGTAAAGGCTTCGGCAATATCTTGGATATCGACGAAGAAAAAGTTGTTCCAAATCCCACAATGAGTTTGGCGCAAGGGGCTTTAAGTCCTTTCTGGATGCCAAGTGCTGCCCACGAAAAAAAGCAACTTCTTGCTTATTGTAAGAAGGCGAAAATCGATGTGCATACTCCGTGGAAAGATCTTCCTAAAGATCACCGCGAAGCTATTTGGAATGGGAACAAAGAATTCTTCGGTGTGCGTGGTCTGTTTGAATATCTAGATCAGATCAAATACAAAATGCACGTGCGCGTATTCATCGCGCGCTTCAGAAGTCCCTTCGTGTGCCCTACTTGTAAAGGCGCACGTCTGCGCAATGAAGCCAATCACGTTTTAATTTCAAATTCGAACATCAATCAATTGTCGAACATGACAATTGAAGACCTTAATAAATTCTTCCAAGAGTTGGAAACAACTCAGTATCAAAAAGAAGTTGCCGGCGAAGTTCTAAAACAAATTCGTGCGCGCTTAGAGTTTTTGATGCGTGTGGGAGTTCATTACTTGTCACTGGGTCGTGAAACCAGAACTCTTTCTGGTGGGGAATACCAACGTTTGATTCTTGCAAATCAACTTGGTATGGGCCTGTCACAAGCTCTTTACGTTTTGGATGAACCGACTGTGGGTCTTCATCCGCGCGACAACGATCGATTGATTTCCATCCTTAAAGATTTAAAGGAACTTGGAAACACACTTGTTATCGTTGAACACGATCATGATGTGATCAAAGCCAGCGAGCACATCATCGAAATGGGCCCGGGCTCTGGATATCTTGGTGGACAAGTCGTTTATTCGGGAACGACGAGTGATTTCTATAAATTTGATAACTCGAATACTGTTCCTTATTTGTTACCGAATAAGGGTGAAAAAGCTCCTCTTCGTCAAATTCGTCCTGTGGATGTTGAATCCTACAAAGTGAAACTGACGTTGAAAGGGGCAAAGGGACACAATCTTAAAAATCTTGATGTTGTGTTTCCGTTGAATCGTCTTGTCACAGTTACGGGCGTCAGTGGATCTGGTAAGTCGACTTTGATTTCAAAAACTCTTTATCCAGCACTTGCACGCGCCTTGGATATTGAATACATGCCTGCACAAGACTATGCAGCTCTTGAAGGTGTTGAGCATGTGAAAAACGTTTTGTTGATCGACCAATCACCGATTGGTAAATCAGCAAGAAGTTCGCCGATCACTTACTTAAAAGCCTTCGATGCGATTCGTACGATCATGTCGGGCACACCGGAAGCGCAATCGCGTGGTTATACTCCGGGTACTTTCAGCTTGAACGTTGATGGTGGTCGTTGCCCTGCTTGTAAAGGCACCGGTTACGAGGAAATCGACATGATGTTCATGGATAACGTCGTTATTCCATGTGACGTTTGCGACGGCAAAAAATATCGTCCCGAAATTTTAGAGATCCAATATAAAGGCAAAAACGTTCACGAGATTCTTTCAATGACTGTAAGCGAGGCTATGAATTTCTTCGTGGCCCATCCTAATATCCGTAAGCCTTTAAGCGTTTTGAAAGAAGTGGGTCTTGATTATTTAACTCTGGGCCAACCTGCCAACTCTTTGAGCGGTGGTGAATCTCAGCGTCTAAAAATTGCAAAAGAGCTCTCGCAAGTTCAACAAAAAGCGACGCTTTACATCCTGGATGAGCCTACAACAGGGCTGCATTTCCGCGAGGTAGAGCTGCTTATGAAGGTTCTAAACAAACTCATTGAAACTGGCGGTTCTGTGGTCGTCGTCGAGCACAATCTTGACGTCATTCGTGGGTCTGATTATGTCATTGACCTGGGTCCTGAAGCAGGTAAAAAAGGCGGAACAATCGTCGCTGAGGGTTCCCCAGAAGAAGTCATGAAGGCTAAGAAAAGCCTGACGGGACAATACCTGAAGCGTTACGTGGAAAGTCAGAAATAATGGTAGAAATTAAAAGAATTCTTAGCGAAGCAAAACCACACAAGAAACTTATTCTCATCGTGGCCATCGCTGGGATCATTCACGCAGCAGCGTCTGCACGAATGGCATTGTTGATTAAACCTTTGTTCGACAATTTGGCTAAGGCTGAGTTCGATCAAGTTGTAGCTTTGGTTCCTTGGGCTATGTTGCTTGCGATCATCGCGGGTATCGCTCGTTACTTCCATATCTACTTGATGAACTTCGTTGCAGAAAGCATCACTCAAAGTCTTCGTCAAAAGTTGCAACAGAAATTCATGAAATTGAATTTGTCGTTCCATAACACTTATCAAACGGGCTCTGGCGGTTTGATTAGCTTGATCTTGAATGACATCGGCGCGATCCAAGATGGTCTGCGTATGGTTGCGGATATTTTCCTGCATCCGTTGTTATTCATCTTCTTGCTGGGTAACTTATTGATCATCGACTGGAAGCTGACTCTGGCTACTTTAGTGTTGGTACCAATCATTGGAACTTTCTTGAAATCAACATCACGCAGTCTTCGTAAGTACACACCGATTGGTCAGGCGTACTTGCAAAAGATGACGTCGACGATCAAAGAAAGTATCGACGGCGTTCGTATCATTCAGTCCTTCAATCTTGAAAAAGTAATGGCTGACCGCTTGGTGAATGAATCAAAAGAGTATTTGGAAACTCGTAAAATCGTTCACGCGCGTACTGAAATCATGGGCCCAGTTACAGAGATCCTGGCTTCTGGTATCGTCATGGCGGTTCTTCTTTATGAAACTTGGGAAGTAAAACAAGGTCGTGCAACTCCAGGTACGTTCGTTGGTTTCATTGCATCTCTTTTGATGTTGAATGCTCCGATTAAAAAATTCCAAGAGTCTTACGTGCGCATTCAATCCGTTGTGGCCGTTGCTAAACGTGTATTCCATGTTTTGGATGATCCCAACGAAGTTCCATTAAGCACAATCAACAAACCATTCCCGAAAGACTGGAAAAAGATCACGTACAAAAATGTTTCGTTCTCTTACGGTCGCGAGATGATTTTGAAAAACGTTGATCTTGAAATCAAACGTGGCGAAATGGTTGCTCTTGTGGGCGCCAGCGGAAGCGGTAAATCGACAATCGTAAACTTGCTTGAACGCTTTTTTGATGCGACTTCAGGCGAAATCTTATTCGACGACGTGAACATTCGCGATATCGAATTGGGCGATCTTCGCCGTAATATCGCGCTTGTGACTCAAGACGTGTTCTTATTCAGCGATACGATTGAAAACAATATCGGCGCTGGTAACTTGTCTCGTGATAAAAAAGACGTTCCAAAAATGGCGACTCTTGCAAACGCTAACGACTTTATCATGAAGATGCCTCAAGGCTACCAAAGCCGTGTGGGTGATCGCGGTAACTTGTTGTCTGGTGGTGAAAAACAGCGTGTGAGTATTGCTCGTGCGATGTTTAAGGATGCTCCGCTATTGATCCTAGATGAAGCGACAAGCGCTTTGGATACGGCAAGCGAGATCGAAGTACAAAAAGGTTTGGATCATTTGATGGAAGGTCGTACAGCGCTTGTGATTGCGCATCGTCTTTCTACGATCCAAAAAGCCGATAAGATCGTTGTCCTTAAAGGTGGCGAAATCGTAGAGATCGGTAGCCATCACGAGCTACTGACTAACGAAGGCGAATATCACCGTTTCCATACTCTTCAACATAGCTAGCTAGTCTTTATACATGGGCCGTCTCACCCTGAGACGCCCTTCTGGCTTTAATTTCCAGCTGATCCTCATAGTCCAGTCTTGCATGCTTTTTAGACAGCTTCGCCTAAAGTTTGTCTACTTTCTTGACGATAAAAGTATCGACACTTTTTTACGGTCAAAGACTGAAGGGATGGAACTATGATTAATTGGGATGAGTTTGAACATATACATGTGATCAAGAAACTCAAACATATCCTTAGCGCTTGGTGGAACATCGACGTTGTTTTCACTGACGAGCGTGGAATGCTTAAAGGCTATGACTCTGATAAAGCGGGCTTCAACAATCCAGCTATCGCTGCTCTTGTAAATAAAGAAGCAGGTCAAGCAAGCATCGCAGAACTAGTTGGTAAATCACTAGACGATCTTCGCACTTCACAAAATCGCTACACTCTACGCAAGTGGGACATGGTTGGTTTTGACGTTGGTGTATTCCCAATCATGATCGAAAATGACTGTGTAGGTACAGTTGTCGCAATGGGTTTCTTCCGCGACGCTAACTTCACTTCTCGTTTGCAAGAGATCCGCGATCGTTTGGCAGCCTTCGGCATGTCAGGCGAAGTGATCGAAAAATGCTTGGGCAAATTGAAATTCCTTGATGATCACGAACGCACTCACTTCGCAGAACTTTGCGAACTAGTTGCACAAGAGATCGTGACTCTTCACCTAGAGATTTCTTCTCGTGAAGATCGCATCAAAGAATTGAATAAAGAATTGGGCAACAGATTTAAATACGACAACATGATCGGTAAATCTAAACCAATGCAATCATTGTACGCTTTGCTTGATAAAATCAAAGGTGCAGATTCAACGGTTCTAGTACAAGGTGAAAACGGTACTGGTAAAGAGTTGATCGCGAAATCGATCCACTACAATTCAAACCGTAAAGACAAACCTTTCATCATCCAAAACTGTTCTGCATTCAATGACAACTTGTTAGAATCAGAATTGTTCGGTCACATCAAAGGTTCATTTACTGGCGCTTTGAAAGACAAAAAAGGTCTTTTCGAAATGGCAGATAAAGGTACATTCTTCCTGGATGAGATCGGTGATACGTCTCCACAAATGCAAGTTAAGCTTCTTCGCGTATTGCAAGAAGGTACTTTCATGCCAGTGGGCGCAACTGAATCTAGAAAAGTTGACGTTCGTATCGTTGCGGCGACAAACAGAAACTTAAAAGAAATGGTTGAGCAAGGTACATTCCGTGAAGACTTGTACTATCGCTTAAACGTTATCAACATCCGCGTTCCACCTCTTCGTGAAAGAAAAGAAGACATCCCGTTCTTGACGGATTTCTTCTTGAACAAAATCCACGAACAACAAGGTGGTCCAAAACGTCAATTGACGAAACGTGCTTTGGAGAAGTTGTACGACTATCCATGGCCAGGTAACGTGCGTGAATTGCAAAATGAAATCGAAAGACTTTGCGTTCTTTCTGGCGACGAAACAAAACTAATGGCAGAACTTCTTTCTCCAAAAGTTTTGGAAGCTGGCGAAAAAAACAAAGTTCAAGGCTCTCGTTTGCAAGGTAAGTTGAAAGATGCTTTGGAAGATCTAGAACGCGAAATGATCCGCGAAGGTCTTCGTCGCACAGGTTGGAATAAATCTAAACTTGCGAAAGAGCTTGGCATCAGCCGCGCCGGTCTTATCATGAAAGTTGAAAAATACGGTCTTGATAAACGTAAAATCGCTCGCTAGTCCGAACGATAAATAAATGACTCACACAAAAGAGGGGCTGCACAACAGTCCCTCTTTTCTTTTTGGTAGCCCGTGCCCCTCTGTGTCCCTGCCCTAAAGAAATTACCTTATCGAACTAAAATTGATGAGTTTTAGACCCCTCTTTAAATGCTACTTTTGTAGACATGCTGTTAGCTTAAGTACTGAATATCTAATAGCAATTTCCGAACTGCAATCTGTTGGCACTGC containing:
- a CDS encoding penicillin-binding protein 1A is translated as MLKKIILFIAALGLIGIFGLFLAYQSVKSSLPQLITVKDYEPLLVSQVYDRNGKKIGEFFRERRTLVPYNKIPKDLVHAFLAAEDDQFFQHKGINPQAIFRAALANLRAGRSVQGGSTITQQVAKTLLLSSEKTLTRKLRDILLALEMEKNLSKEDILYLYLNQIYFGQGAYGVEQAAQTYYRKPVSKLTLSEMAILAGLPQAPSAYSPVRNPLRAKERQTYVLHRMADVGFIKKEEAERAVKEPVKVYVRENYEEYAPFFLETVRQLLVAQLGEDMVLDKGLKIYTSLDLNKQLAAQDSVMAGLKGLDKRQGYRGPLKNIGDGDIEKFLKEDRQKLIGDSTPERIILPDGKFADLVPKKDEKAAKEHPLLPSFIKLQDSVQGVVTATDDAAGLVYVQLPDTQGLIDFDTMTWARKPDTDKRYDLAVIKKPSDALKKGDVILVKVVGDKFSPSRVIANSKKKNAPALKLPDFSKYVDLELDQEPMVEGALISFDQQTEDVLALVGGTNFGKSEFNRAIQAPRQTGSSFKSIVYTSALDKGYNPSTPIMDAPLVYEEGGNNSGGDEEGQGDPKVWKPSNHSKSFGGDIIVRNALAQSLNIPAVKVIEDVGVPWATEYARRLGIYSPLNPDFTLVLGSSSVTLYEMTKAFSELGRLGKRTRPLLIHKVEDKNGKTLMETISLDARIEKEMKPYDDDFENRRKEYLAIAKDPAKLEEYKKKEPKKAALAQNIFFDDPEQLIKPTTAYVMTSLLRGVVEDKKGTGARARALGREVAGKTGTTNNYFDAWFIGYTPQIATGVWVGFDKEKSLGKGEVGGRSALPIWVDYMKAAHDGLPQMTFPVPDGIVFANIDSDTGKLANASTKNILRQAFVEGTEPTAASGKSEEATDFYKQDLSE
- the uvrA gene encoding excinuclease ABC subunit UvrA; translated protein: MKQNNLKNIEVKIPVGKMTVICGPSGSGKSSLAFETLFAEGQRRFIESMSNYARQFLNKAPKPDIEGISNIPPAISIEQKNTVKSSRSTVGTTTEIIDYLRLLYEKIGKSYCPTHHCPTEKESVTEATDKVIKGFSGKRGYILVEITEDGRVAEGKKLHSLLLQDGYLRIYIPKVSEPVKNTTKATKKTAAQKANKKTGKKEILEAEIPTPVVPVNSGTMVTLEEMGTIVEIGDPAAIKKGLPKESFYLVIDRMSFNEDERGRIADSMTQAYEASIKYNTNLITRKATVLTTDGQRLQVSEEASCPMCGYTPPPLSSKLFSFNSPMGACPTCKGFGNILDIDEEKVVPNPTMSLAQGALSPFWMPSAAHEKKQLLAYCKKAKIDVHTPWKDLPKDHREAIWNGNKEFFGVRGLFEYLDQIKYKMHVRVFIARFRSPFVCPTCKGARLRNEANHVLISNSNINQLSNMTIEDLNKFFQELETTQYQKEVAGEVLKQIRARLEFLMRVGVHYLSLGRETRTLSGGEYQRLILANQLGMGLSQALYVLDEPTVGLHPRDNDRLISILKDLKELGNTLVIVEHDHDVIKASEHIIEMGPGSGYLGGQVVYSGTTSDFYKFDNSNTVPYLLPNKGEKAPLRQIRPVDVESYKVKLTLKGAKGHNLKNLDVVFPLNRLVTVTGVSGSGKSTLISKTLYPALARALDIEYMPAQDYAALEGVEHVKNVLLIDQSPIGKSARSSPITYLKAFDAIRTIMSGTPEAQSRGYTPGTFSLNVDGGRCPACKGTGYEEIDMMFMDNVVIPCDVCDGKKYRPEILEIQYKGKNVHEILSMTVSEAMNFFVAHPNIRKPLSVLKEVGLDYLTLGQPANSLSGGESQRLKIAKELSQVQQKATLYILDEPTTGLHFREVELLMKVLNKLIETGGSVVVVEHNLDVIRGSDYVIDLGPEAGKKGGTIVAEGSPEEVMKAKKSLTGQYLKRYVESQK
- a CDS encoding ABC transporter ATP-binding protein; translation: MVEIKRILSEAKPHKKLILIVAIAGIIHAAASARMALLIKPLFDNLAKAEFDQVVALVPWAMLLAIIAGIARYFHIYLMNFVAESITQSLRQKLQQKFMKLNLSFHNTYQTGSGGLISLILNDIGAIQDGLRMVADIFLHPLLFIFLLGNLLIIDWKLTLATLVLVPIIGTFLKSTSRSLRKYTPIGQAYLQKMTSTIKESIDGVRIIQSFNLEKVMADRLVNESKEYLETRKIVHARTEIMGPVTEILASGIVMAVLLYETWEVKQGRATPGTFVGFIASLLMLNAPIKKFQESYVRIQSVVAVAKRVFHVLDDPNEVPLSTINKPFPKDWKKITYKNVSFSYGREMILKNVDLEIKRGEMVALVGASGSGKSTIVNLLERFFDATSGEILFDDVNIRDIELGDLRRNIALVTQDVFLFSDTIENNIGAGNLSRDKKDVPKMATLANANDFIMKMPQGYQSRVGDRGNLLSGGEKQRVSIARAMFKDAPLLILDEATSALDTASEIEVQKGLDHLMEGRTALVIAHRLSTIQKADKIVVLKGGEIVEIGSHHELLTNEGEYHRFHTLQHS
- a CDS encoding sigma 54-interacting transcriptional regulator, which translates into the protein MINWDEFEHIHVIKKLKHILSAWWNIDVVFTDERGMLKGYDSDKAGFNNPAIAALVNKEAGQASIAELVGKSLDDLRTSQNRYTLRKWDMVGFDVGVFPIMIENDCVGTVVAMGFFRDANFTSRLQEIRDRLAAFGMSGEVIEKCLGKLKFLDDHERTHFAELCELVAQEIVTLHLEISSREDRIKELNKELGNRFKYDNMIGKSKPMQSLYALLDKIKGADSTVLVQGENGTGKELIAKSIHYNSNRKDKPFIIQNCSAFNDNLLESELFGHIKGSFTGALKDKKGLFEMADKGTFFLDEIGDTSPQMQVKLLRVLQEGTFMPVGATESRKVDVRIVAATNRNLKEMVEQGTFREDLYYRLNVINIRVPPLRERKEDIPFLTDFFLNKIHEQQGGPKRQLTKRALEKLYDYPWPGNVRELQNEIERLCVLSGDETKLMAELLSPKVLEAGEKNKVQGSRLQGKLKDALEDLEREMIREGLRRTGWNKSKLAKELGISRAGLIMKVEKYGLDKRKIAR